One Gordonia pseudamarae genomic window, ATGGAAACGCTACTGGAGATGGTCACCTCGTCGTTGTCGCGAACGAGCTCTTTCCAGCGCATTCAGCAGGTGGCGCTTGCGCTGCTCACCTACATGGAAGAACGCACCGACGGCTTCCGTATCCTGGTGCGCGGCGACAGCACCGCCACCGGTGGATTCTCCAGTCTGCTCAACGACGCGATCAGCCAGGTCGAACACATTCTCGCAAGTGAGTTCGAGCGGCGCGACTTCGATCCCGCTCTGGCCCCGATGTACGCGCAAGCACTTGTCGGAATGGTGTCGGTGACCGCCCAATGGTGGCTCGATGTGCGTGAACCATCGAAAGAGGTGGTGGCCGCGCACCTGGTCAACCTGTGCTGGAATGGTCTGGCCCGGCTCAATCCCAATCCACGGCTGGTCAGCGTGGACTCCGCCACCGAACGTGCTGCCGACACAGCCGATGTGGACGACGATACCGGCGACGCCGACTGATCAACGGGACTCAGCCGAGGCCCGGATCGCCGACACTGTATTGCAGGTAGACGGTGTCGATCCACTGGCCGGCTTTGCGTCCGACGGCGCGCAGTTGTCCGGCGTGGGTGAATCCGTGTTTGAGGTGCAGCGCGATAGAGGCCGCCCCGCCCGTCGCGGCTATCACCGCGATGATCTGCCGGACATCGCTACCGGCGGCATCGGCGAGAAGCCGCGTCATCAACGCCGAACCGATTCCGGTGCCGCCCAGTCCGGGGCGCACGTAGATGGTGTCCTCGGAGGTCCGGTCGTAGGCGGGCATGGTGCGGAATGCGCCGAGATAGGCGAACCCGGCGATCTGATCGCAGTCAGTTCGTTGATCGTTGTCAGTTCGTTGATCATTGTCAGTTCGTTGATCATTGTCATCGCGCTTGACGGCCACGAGAAACGGCCTGCCCGCGGCGGCGATGGCGGCGACCTTCTCTTGCCACGCGCCGAGCGCCGGCGCGACGGTGTCAAAGGTGGCGACGGTGTGCTCCACGTAGTGCCGGTAGATGGCCGCTATCTGCGGGCAGTCGGTGTCGGTGGCGGGGCGCACCAGAATACTCATGCCAAAGTTGTAGCCGTTCAGGTGTGACGCAGCCAACTACTGGCCCAAACGTATTCTGGGAACTATGTCCGCGCGCGTGAAGCGACGGGAGATTTGCGGTTCCGTCGGGTATATCGCCGTCGATGCCCGCCTTCATGGTGTGACGTCGGCGATTGTCTCGGCGACGCTGTCGGTTGCCGCGCACGGTCTCGTCTCGGGGACACTGCCCGGTACCGGGCCACTGGCCCTGGTGGCGTTGCTCAGTTCGGGCGCGGGATTGTTCGCGGCGGCCGCGCACCGTACGTCGGAAATGCGCCGTCTGTGTGGAACGCTGTCGCAGAGATGGCCCGCGACGCTGACGATCCTGGTCACGGCGCAGACATTGGGCCATGTCGTGTCCTCGCTCAGTTCATCCGGTGCGGGTCATTCACAT contains:
- a CDS encoding TetR/AcrR family transcriptional regulator, with the protein product MAVSRPTKSDAAVRVPRARMTAAQRRAQLIEVARGLFAERGFEGTSIEEIAQRANVSKPIVYEHFGGKEGLYAVVVDREMETLLEMVTSSLSRTSSFQRIQQVALALLTYMEERTDGFRILVRGDSTATGGFSSLLNDAISQVEHILASEFERRDFDPALAPMYAQALVGMVSVTAQWWLDVREPSKEVVAAHLVNLCWNGLARLNPNPRLVSVDSATERAADTADVDDDTGDAD
- a CDS encoding GNAT family N-acetyltransferase, translating into MSILVRPATDTDCPQIAAIYRHYVEHTVATFDTVAPALGAWQEKVAAIAAAGRPFLVAVKRDDNDQRTDNDQRTDNDQRTDCDQIAGFAYLGAFRTMPAYDRTSEDTIYVRPGLGGTGIGSALMTRLLADAAGSDVRQIIAVIAATGGAASIALHLKHGFTHAGQLRAVGRKAGQWIDTVYLQYSVGDPGLG